CTCCTGTCCTCCTCAAGGAGCTTTGAGGGATTTTTGAATTTCGGCAGGCTCTCACTCAATTCTTCAAGCTTTCTAAGGAACTTCCCGGTTACTACTTTCTCCTTGACGACCAGCACTACCCTCTCATTATCACGAGATGGGCTTTTTGAGGGGCTTAAATACGCCGTCCTCGTAGATGCATCGATTCCTTCCATCTCTTTCACCAATAAATGTCCTTAGTGTTCGACATATAGAAGCTCACCCCTCAAGCCCCGCGAACCTGAGGAGGAAGGCCACGCCCAGGAGGCCCCAGAAGGCCATTCAGAGAGAGTTACTTCAACCAAAGACATGCAGGGGGAGTCCCCCTTGACTAAAAATGTTTTTGGTCGCGAAAGGAAAGAAGAAGTTAAAGGCCTTCAGTCAAGGTCGCTTCCGAAGTCCTCGCTTCCGCCCTTGCCGCCTTCCTTGTCCTTTTCAAGCTTGCTGGCAGCGATGACGTCGTCGATTCTGAGGATCATTATTGCGGCCTCGCTGGCGCTCTTGATGGCCTGCTTGGTGACCCTGACCGGAGCGATGACGCCGCGCTCCATCATGTCGGCCGGCTCACCCTCGAAGACGTCAACACCCACTGTCGATCCCTTCTCCTTGTGTGCTGCTATGACCTTCACGAGGGTCTCGATCGGGTCGAGGCCTGCGTTCTCGGCGAGAGTCCTCGGGATTATCTTGAGGGCCTCCGCGAAGTTCTCTATTGCCAGAGCCTCCTTGCCGCCGACCTCCTTTGCATACTCGTCGAGCCTTATTGCCAGCTCGATCTCCGGGGCACCGCCGGCGGCGAGTATCTTGCCGTCCTCAATTATGTCTTTGCTCACCTTGACTGCATCTTCCAGAGCTCTCTCGACTTCGTCGACGACGTGCTCGGTGCCACCGCGGATTAGTATGGTGACAGCCTTCGGGTTCCTGCAGCCCTCAACGAAGATCATGTTCTCTCCAGCGACCTTCCTCTGCTCAACGAGCTCAGCCTCACCGAGGTCCTCGCTGGTGAGGTCGCGCACGTTGGTGACGATCTTAGCTCCAGTCGCCTTGGCGAGCTTCTCCATGTCGCTCTTCTTAACCCTCCTCACAGCGAGGATGCCGTACTTGGCGAGGTAGTGCTGGGCGAGGTCATCGATGCCCTTCTGGACGAAGACGACGTTCGCTCCAACCTCCTTGATCTTCTCGACCATCTCGCGGAGCATCTTCTCCTCCTGCTCAAGGAAGGCCTGGAGCTGCTCCGGGCTGGTGATCCTGATCTCGGCATCTGTTTCAGTCTCCTTGACCTCAAGGGCCTCGTTGATGAGGGCTATCTTCGCTCCCTCAACCCTCTTCGGCATGCCGGGGTGAACGACTTCCTTGTCGATGACGACACCTCTGATGAGCCTGGTGTCCTTGACGCTTCCTCCTTCCTTCTTCTCGAACTTTATGTTGTCGAGGTCCACCTTGTACTTTCCATCAATTTTCTCTGCGACCTGTCTGACTGCCTCAACGGCTATCCCCGCGAGGTATTCGCGCTCCTCCTCCGCTGCCTTTCCGGTGATGGCTGTAACAGCGGCCTTCTTGAGGGTCTCAACGTCCTCAACGTCCACGTCCTTGGCTATCTCGTCGAGTATCTCCTGGGCCTTCTCAGCAGCGAGAGCGTAACCCTTGATGACTATGCTCGGGTGGATGTTCTGGTCGAGCAACTCCTCGGCCTTCCTGAGGAGCTCGCCAGCAATGACAACGGCAGTGGTGGTACCATCACCGGCCTCCTTGTCCTGGGTCTTGGCAACCTCAACCATCATCTTAGCAGCAGGGTGCTGGATGTCCATCTCATCGAGTATCGTTGCACCGTCGTTGGTGATGACGATGTCACCGAGGCTGTCGACGAGCATTTTATCCATTCCCTTCGGGCCGAGCGTTGTTCTAACCGTCTCGGCTATGATCCTGGCGGCAAGAATGTTGAGCCTCTGGGCGTCCCTACCAACGTACCTCTGGGTTCCTTCAGGCAGAATAACGACCGGCTGTCCTGCGAGCTGGGCCATCTCTCACCACCTCCTTATGTTTTTTATTTCCTCGAAGGAGGGCTTTTAGTTACAACAGGTACTTCCGGTTTATGGTTCCTTTAGGTTATTTATAAATTTTTCGGTCATTGTCACTCCATCAAATTGTGGGGGAAAAGTCCTAAATATAACCGTTAGGTATTGGTTGGGTGTAATGAGACCAGGCTATATTAAAATCAATGTGAAAGCCTGTGTTATCTGTAGGACAGATCTAAGTGAGTACCTAAAATGTTTAAATCTCCCTGTTGTTTGTATCATTTGAGGAGGTGATTGCAATGAGACAACTTGACTATGAGGAGGTAATTACAAAGCTGGTTTCTTTTATTTGGGAGAAGGTTGATGAAGCCAAGGTAGAGGGTGTTGTGGTTGGTGTTAGTGGTGGTGTTGATAGTGCAACAACGACTTTTCTTGCAGTGAAAGCTTTGGGAAAGGAGAAAGTCCTCGGATTGATAATGCCGTATTATGAGAATAAGGATGTGGAAGATGCGAAATTAGTTTGTGAAACCCTCGGGATCAACTATAGAATCATAAACATCAAGCCAATCGTTGATGCTTTTGAAAAAAGTCTCGACTTCGGGCCGAACAAGATTACCAGGGGCAACATAATGGTGAGAACAAGAATGATTCTCCTCTACGCCCACGCGAACCAGTACAACCTCCTCGTCTTGGGAACAAGCAATAAGAGCGAGCTTTTGGCGGGCTATTATACTAAGTGGGGTGATGGTGCGAGCGATTATGCCCCACTCATAAACCTCTACAAGACTGAAGTCTGGGAGATTGCTAAAAGATTGGGTGTTCCGGAGAAGATCATTAAGAAGAAGCCCACTGCTGGGCTCTGGATAGGGCAGACGGATGAGGATGAGCTCGGCATAAGTTACAAACTCTTGGACGAAATCCTTTACAGATTAGTTGACTTGAAAATGCCCAAAGAGAAAATTGCCGAAGAATTAAACATTCCAATCGAAAAAATCGAATACGTTGAGAATCTAATAAAGAAAACCGAACACAAAAGAAAACTACCAGTAGGTCCAGAATTTTAGAGCTTAAGCAACAAAATCCCCAAAAGGATGTTGTAAGTGGAGGGAAGCCCCGCCTGGAGAAGAAGTAACCTTAAAGTCACTTCCCTCGGATAGAGTCCAGAATAAAACGGCAGAATCCTGACCCAGCTTTCATTGAGAAGGACGAACAGCCCATTCCCAAGGAACATACAGCCCAAGACCTTTTGCATCGGGTAGTTATAACCCAGCATCACTTTGGCTATTCCATAAGCGGCCCTCGGGCTGAACACAGCGGTTGTAATATAGGTCACCTCCAAGGAATCCAGGCCGAGAGTTCCAAGGATTGGGGACAGTAGTAGAGTCAGCCTTTCCGATGCTCCGGACTTAAGCATAAAGACAACAAGAAGGAAAAGAGGGGTAAATCTCAAAACAAACTTCAGTGAGGCCTTTACTCCGCCCGCAATCCCTTTTTTGATGGCCCTTCTCGAAAAGTCAAGTTTGATTTTGTTATTTCCTTCCCCTGATTTCATCCCTTTATACCGTCTGCGTCCAATCGTCAAAACCACAAAAACAAGAAGAAAATCAAAGAGAATCCTCAGGCCGATGAAATAAAGCGTTACAATCCCCAAGAGAGGTAGAAGCACAGGTAAATAATAGCGATAAATATACATAACTCTCAACGAGAGATTTGAAGCAAGAATGGCTATGTAAAGGTCAATTGGCTCAATTAACCCTTCTTT
The Thermococcus sp. genome window above contains:
- a CDS encoding antitoxin family protein encodes the protein MCRTLRTFIGERDGRNRCIYEDGVFKPLKKPIS
- the thsB gene encoding thermosome subunit beta; translated protein: MAQLAGQPVVILPEGTQRYVGRDAQRLNILAARIIAETVRTTLGPKGMDKMLVDSLGDIVITNDGATILDEMDIQHPAAKMMVEVAKTQDKEAGDGTTTAVVIAGELLRKAEELLDQNIHPSIVIKGYALAAEKAQEILDEIAKDVDVEDVETLKKAAVTAITGKAAEEEREYLAGIAVEAVRQVAEKIDGKYKVDLDNIKFEKKEGGSVKDTRLIRGVVIDKEVVHPGMPKRVEGAKIALINEALEVKETETDAEIRITSPEQLQAFLEQEEKMLREMVEKIKEVGANVVFVQKGIDDLAQHYLAKYGILAVRRVKKSDMEKLAKATGAKIVTNVRDLTSEDLGEAELVEQRKVAGENMIFVEGCRNPKAVTILIRGGTEHVVDEVERALEDAVKVSKDIIEDGKILAAGGAPEIELAIRLDEYAKEVGGKEALAIENFAEALKIIPRTLAENAGLDPIETLVKVIAAHKEKGSTVGVDVFEGEPADMMERGVIAPVRVTKQAIKSASEAAIMILRIDDVIAASKLEKDKEGGKGGSEDFGSDLD
- a CDS encoding NAD+ synthase, whose amino-acid sequence is MRQLDYEEVITKLVSFIWEKVDEAKVEGVVVGVSGGVDSATTTFLAVKALGKEKVLGLIMPYYENKDVEDAKLVCETLGINYRIINIKPIVDAFEKSLDFGPNKITRGNIMVRTRMILLYAHANQYNLLVLGTSNKSELLAGYYTKWGDGASDYAPLINLYKTEVWEIAKRLGVPEKIIKKKPTAGLWIGQTDEDELGISYKLLDEILYRLVDLKMPKEKIAEELNIPIEKIEYVENLIKKTEHKRKLPVGPEF